The nucleotide window GATATACTCCGATTCCTACGCTGGCATGATCCAGATCAGGTCTAAGGGTTAGTATCTTGGTGGGATACACTCTCAGCCGGCCAATTCCGACTCCCCTGGGAAACTATGAAGTTACGGGCATTACTAGGTGTTATTATAGGCCAGTGGGTGGAACGTGTCCAGTCAGGAACTGGATAGCGTGCGGTCGAGTGGAGCATGCCATCCATCAAAGGAATTACACAGGTTACTATTGAACCGTCCTAATTGTTCACGCTCTAGCTGATGTACTTAACGTTGGAAGAATTCGATCCATTCTTTCTCCGGACCATAGATGAAGAAATAACGGTAACCGTTAGGCAGTGTAATGATTTCTCCATCGATAAATTCGGCTTCGGTGGCTTGGATGCGTTTGTACTCAGAATCAAGGTCATCCACATGGATGGCAAAATGGTGCACAGTTCCTTCGGCAGGCAGCTTGTCGCTGTACCCTTGAATTAACTCTATTTCAGTCTCATTGCTGCCATTGAAGCCGAGAAAGGCAAGCTGAATGACGCCGTTTGTATGCGTTACCCGGTCTTTCAGTTCCAGTCCAACAACCTCCGTATAGAAACGGAGTGTAGTATCCAGATCACGAACGGCAATGCCGACGTGGTCGATGCGCTTTTGAAAACTCATCGAAGTAATCCCCCTTATGATCCGTGAATGTATTCGGCCAATATTTCCCTTACATAATAAGGAGTATGATAGATTTATAAAACCTAGTTGTCAAGTGGGGATTATTGATATATGCACGTGTGAAATTGAGCTGTAGTAACCATCCAATGATTATGTAGTTCACAGAACGTTCACTTATGTGGGGGTATCCATGATCTCTATAATTGTCAAAGTAAACAGAGAGGATGAGAGAATTGCCAACAAGCAAGAAGGAACAAATTATTTTCGGATTAATGATGTGTACAGGGATGGTCGTGGTCATGATGTTCTTCAATCTATGGCACAGTGGGTTACTCGGCAAGATGTCCCCGCTTGAGATACTGCTTCAATTCATATTATGTTTTGTCATCGCGTTTTTGGTGGAGTCTTTCATTGTTGGCTCTGTGGCGAGAAAGATTGCATTCTCCTTGCCCTTTGACAAGTCCAACAAGATTCTTGGTGTGCTCGCCATGTCATTTTTCATGGTGATTGGCATGGTTCTGATCATGTCCTTGTATGGGATGATTTCGGCTTATCTTGCGAATCAGTTAAGTGGGGGTTCCATATTCCATACGTACCTTCATACGATCGCTCGTAACTTCAGCCTGGCGCTTCCATATCAGTTAATTATTCTGGGACCACTCGTGCGGTATGTATTCGGTAAATTCATTAGGGAAAAGGCTACTGTCGTCGTGTCTTAAAAATGGAATAAGGCATGTTGGTTTCTAAGGTGTTCAGCAATGTCTCGCATTCGAGAAAGTATTTCCTGGGCAATCTTGTGCAAATGAATAAATCGTATTATAGCGTTAACGAATCAAGAACACCTTATTAGGCCAGTTTTTAGGGAATGAAAAATCTAACGAATCTCAGCGGCGTTATTATGCAAAAAAACTGCAACGAGACCTTAAATTTTGATAACTACCTAACAATAAAGTCTCTAGGATTCGTTAGATTTCAAACATGCAGAAATGGATGCGAACAACTTGTGCTAGGTTCGTTAGAACAGAATAACGCTACAAAAAAATGTCCACCGTCAAGTCATGACAGCGGACATCTCGATTTCTTTAATAGGTAATTCTAATTCTTAGGACTGCCTCGACGCATAACGTTAAGTTGCTGGATCGGCCACATGTTTGTTCTGCCATTGATACGTGATCACACTAATGACAAGTAGGCCAACTGCAAAGATGGCAAGCATCCATGCAGACTGATTAACCTCCAAATGATCAAGACTCCATCCCGTCGTCAAAGGTAGAATGGCACCGCCAACTCCACCTGAGGCAATCAAAATGCTGGGCGTGGATTCTTCGGTTCCTGGCAGCAGTTTACTGGCGAAGACAAGGGCAATGGAGAAAATGCCTGACATCGCAAGTCCAAGCAGTAAGATAATGAGAAATGCAGACCAGATTTGGTTTGTAAATGGAAATACCATTAATAAGAGAACAGATGCGAGACAACTGTACAGGACATAGACGCGGTATTGGAATTTCTCTGCGATATACCCGGCGAAGAGTCTTCCCACAGACATGGCAATCCAGAAACAGGTGACGCTAAGCGCTGCTCCGGCTTCCTTCATGTTCATTTTCTCAATCAGGATCGCTGGCATGAAGTTCGCAAGACTCATCTCCGTGCCAACGTATAGGAAGAAGAACAGGACGAATAGTACTAGCAGAGTCAGGTTACGTCCGCGATAGGTTGGGCCGGATGAACTGGCAGGTGCGGTGTGCATCTCACCCGATGTTCCAGCAGAGTGCGTATGTACCGAAGCATGATTTGAACCTCGTCGATCCAGCACCTGGTCTAGCTCACCGAATGATCCTTTCGCCCAGAATATAAAGGTTAGTGCTGCGCAGATCGCAACAACGAGAAAGGAAAGGCGCCAGTATCCGGCAGCAATCAGACCACTGGCAATGAGCGGCATGACCATCGCCCCGATTCCGAATAACACTTCCAGTCGACTCATGGCAACGGCCGTATTGTCTTTGATTGCAGCGATGATAATGGTGCCAATGACAGCTTCAACCATTCCGAATCCAAAGCCGGCTGCGGGTGCGATGACGAACATCCAGCCCCATGGTGGCAACAGCATGTAGGATAATTCTGCAATACAGAGCAACCCTGTGGCGATTAACAGACCTCCCCGTTTACCGAAACGTCTGTTCAGCCATGGGGATAACAATACACCACCTAGGAATCCGGCAAATTGAGCGAAGATCAGCGTTCCGCCTTGGCTATAATCTTTGCCGTAATGTTCAAGTGCAACCGGTAGAATGGAACCGAGTACAACGTGTGCCAGTCCAATCAGGAAATAGGACAGACATCCGATCCACAGTAATTTTTTCATAACGAACTCCTTCTACTTATATACATAAATTGAGAATCAGAATAAAGCGTAATCATGGAGACAAAGTCTATCATAACAGGACATGTCAAGTTGTGCCATGAATTCCTGATCGATACAGAAGGTTGCAATTTGGTCTGACGATCGTATATACTGAGACACAACAATTACAGATCGGACCATGCCGTTGAAGAGCATCCAACTCGGAGGCGTTTTCGCCAGGGGAGCGATATTTCCCCAAGTTAACCGGAACCGCCCGTTATCGCGGACCAAGAGGCTGGAAGCAGGATATCCTGATTCAGCAAGTTGGGTGGCACCGCGAGCAGAGCGCTCCTCGTCCCAAGGGATGAGGGCGCTCTTTGCATTTTTACAGCCAAAGGAGACGGTGACCATGTTAGAAATGAAATGGATTCGGGCACATGCAGAAGAGGTTCAGGCCGCAGCGGACGGGAAAAAAATCAAGATCAACATTCGTACATTGCTGGAGCGGGATGAAGAACGCAGAGCACTTTTGCAGGAATCGGAAGAAGGGCGCAGACTGCGCAATACGTTATCCGCGGACATTGGCAGACTCATGCAAGCCGGGAATCGGGAACAGGCCGAGGGTTTGCGGGCACAGGTGAAACAGCTCAATGAACAGTTGGAACACGTGGAAGCTAGGCTTGCCCCTGTGCAGGAGGAAGTAACCAAGCTGCAATGGCTGGTACCCAATATCGTGTCCCCGGATACCCCCAATGGCTTGTCGGACGCAGACAATGTAGAGCTACGACGTGTGGGAGAGGTGCCAACGTTCGAGTATAACACCAAAGATCACGTCCAACTTGGGGAATTGCACGATCTCATCGATATTCCCCGTGGAGTTAAGATTGGCGGGACGCGAAGCTATGTATTGAAAGGTGCTGGCTTGCTACTGCATCGGGCTGTACAGCAACTTGCGCTTGATCTGCTGCTGAAGCATGGGTTTACACCAATGGAGGTACCGCTGATGGTCAGGGAGGATGCATTGGTGAACACCGGATTCTTCCCAACCGGTCGAGATCAGGTCTATGAACTCGAAGGGGAGAACAAGTGGCTGGTGGGGACTTCTGAAGTGCCGCTGGTTTCGTATTATGCGGATGAGATTGTTGATGTTGCAGAGCCAGTGAAACTGGCTGCGGTATCGACTTGTTTCCGCAGTGAGGTTGGCTCCGGCGGACGTGATGTACGTGGGTTGTACCGTGTGCACCAATTTGCCAAAGTCGAGCAGGTAATCCTCTGTGCCCCTGATGCGGAAGAATCGGAGCGCATGCTGCAAGAGATTACGGGACACGCCGAGGAATTGCTGCAATTACTGGAACTGCCGTATCGTGTTGTCGCTGTATGTACCGGTGATATGTCGCAGAAAACGTACAAACAGTATGACATCGAGACCTGGATGCCAAGCCGCGGTGCCTATGGAGAAACGCATTCGTCGTCGAATCTGCATGATTTTCAGGCTCGCCGTTCGAACATTCGTTGCCTGGATGCCGAAGGCAAGTTGGCCTACTGTCACACCTTGAATAATACGGCGGTAGCATCGCCGCGTATCCTGATTCCTTTGCTTGAGAATCATCAGCAGGAGGATGGAAGCATTCGCATTCCGGCAGCCCTGCGGCCCTATATGGGCGGGGCCGAGAGCTTGATTTTGCCAGAGCAGGATGAAGTGAAGTAGAGAGGTTAGTTAAAGCTCTAGTAATTCAAAAAGGGGATGTTCCACACGTCATGTTGCATGTGACGATGGACATCCCTTTTTCAACGGTAACACTATTTAACGAACCGATCTCCTACTATGTTGTGCTGAACTGATCCGGTAAGTGCTTGGACCTAAGATATAGCTTACTTCCTTGATCACAAATTTCTTCGTTTATGTAAGTAAATAAAATTATTTCTTTAATTGTCAACGCAGCTTCCATTCACGCTCGTTAATGATTTCAATTTGTCCAGATTCAAGGGCTTTTTTGAAACGATTGCGGGCTGTTTTCATCAATAGAACCATTTCGTCTTCAGGACGAATCTTGGTGGATACGCGACCTTCCCATATTATACAATGAAAATTATGAATTGTTCCAAGACTCCCACTTACGTTATTCAACTTTATGCAATTCATATCCGATATAATATAATAGAAGTAAAATATTGGATTATGGGAGATGGAGATAGAAATGAGTAGAATCAAACTGGCGCTTCGAGGCACACTTGCTCTAATTATGGCATTAACCGTACTGGTCCCTTCGTTGGCTTTGGCGGCTACCGGTGACGTGACATCGATTGAAATAACCAACAGCAGTCCGCAGAAGATGAGCGTCTCCGAAACGGCTACGCTTCAGGTGATGGCAACGGTAGAAGGTTTTGATAACAAACAGGATGTTACCGAAGGCGTAACATGGTCTACCAGTAACGCAACAGTTGCCACGATGGTGAAAGGCAAAGTCAAGGCTGTGGCCGCGGGCGAAGCAACCATTTATGCAGAGGTAGACGGGGCTAAAGCTCAGTTGGTTGTGCAGGTACAGGAGAAGATCAAAAGCATCAAAGCTTCACCGAACTCTTACAGTTTCGTTAAAGGCAGTGAAAGCACCCTTCCCAAAGTAAGCATTACTCGTGCGAATGGTAAGGAAGAGGATGTGACGTCTGAGATTGTGTGGTCCGTATCCACGTCTTCGGCTGTGCTGGAAAACGGCAAAATCAAAGGCGTTACACCCGGCAGAGTATTGCTGCAAGGCAAGTACGGAACAACGATTGTGAAAGTCCCTGTTGCTGTGACGGACGAAATTACCAAAGTCGAGGTCACTCCTGCCACAATGCAGCTAAACATCAAGAAGTCCAAGGCGTTGAAGGTTATCGGGACCTACGCGAACGGCAAAACCATTAACCTTTCGAAACAGGTCATATGGACCTCTTCCAATACAAATGTAGCTATCGTGAAAAATGGAGCAGTCAAGACGCTGACAGAAGGACAAGCGACCTTGACAGGAACTTATCAAAATCAGACAATAAAGGCAGAGGTTACCGTTGTGCCTTTGCTTAAAAAGCTGATTACAGGCCAGAAAAAACTGGTCTTGTCTCCGCAGGGAAGTACAACGCTGAGTGTTATGGCTCAGTATGATACAGGCAAAACCACTGTTGTGACTAACAGCGCGGTGTGGAGTAGCACAAAGCCGGGCGTAGCAACAGTAACAAATGGCAAGATCGTAGCTGTAGGCAAAGGTAAAACGTCCATAACGGCCAAGTGGGGCAACAAAAAAGTGACGATTCCTGTTACGGTAAAATAAATATTTATATAATGAAGTGCTTTGCATCAATTCAAAGATAAAATCAATACATGACACTTAAAATCATCAATATCATCAAGGTAACAGACAACCAAGGGGCGTAGACATACGCTTCTTTTTTGGATATATAGAAATCTGACGAAATCAAGGAGTGAGCTTGGTAATGACAGATCCATTGCAACCGGAAAATTGGCCTGCCTGGGCGACAGAGTCGGTAGAGATTGCTAAGGCCAACCCCAATTGGGGCGCGCAGGCTCAGGAAGAAATCCGGCAACTCAAACTTCTTCTACAGCAGTTTAACATCCATCAATTCGAACATATCGGAAGCACGTCCATTCCCGGATTACCCGCCAAACCCATCATTGATCTGATGGCAGAGGTACATTCATGGGATGACATGGATCTGATTGCGGATCAGCTGAATCCGGTGGGCTGGAACTACGTTCCGCCTGAACTGGATGGACGGGAATACAGACGATTCTGGGTCAGGGTTAAGGATGGCAAGAGAGCTGTACACCTTCATCTTATGCGCCCAGGAGAGGAACGTTGGGATCGTCAAATTCGGTTTCGGGATGTACTGAGAAAACGCCCAGATCTGGTGGAAGCTTACGCCGTCCTGAAGACGAAGCTTGCTGCTGAGAATAAAGAAGATAGGGAATCG belongs to Paenibacillus sp. FSL H8-0079 and includes:
- a CDS encoding MFS transporter — its product is MKKLLWIGCLSYFLIGLAHVVLGSILPVALEHYGKDYSQGGTLIFAQFAGFLGGVLLSPWLNRRFGKRGGLLIATGLLCIAELSYMLLPPWGWMFVIAPAAGFGFGMVEAVIGTIIIAAIKDNTAVAMSRLEVLFGIGAMVMPLIASGLIAAGYWRLSFLVVAICAALTFIFWAKGSFGELDQVLDRRGSNHASVHTHSAGTSGEMHTAPASSSGPTYRGRNLTLLVLFVLFFFLYVGTEMSLANFMPAILIEKMNMKEAGAALSVTCFWIAMSVGRLFAGYIAEKFQYRVYVLYSCLASVLLLMVFPFTNQIWSAFLIILLLGLAMSGIFSIALVFASKLLPGTEESTPSILIASGGVGGAILPLTTGWSLDHLEVNQSAWMLAIFAVGLLVISVITYQWQNKHVADPAT
- a CDS encoding Ig-like domain-containing protein, with protein sequence MSRIKLALRGTLALIMALTVLVPSLALAATGDVTSIEITNSSPQKMSVSETATLQVMATVEGFDNKQDVTEGVTWSTSNATVATMVKGKVKAVAAGEATIYAEVDGAKAQLVVQVQEKIKSIKASPNSYSFVKGSESTLPKVSITRANGKEEDVTSEIVWSVSTSSAVLENGKIKGVTPGRVLLQGKYGTTIVKVPVAVTDEITKVEVTPATMQLNIKKSKALKVIGTYANGKTINLSKQVIWTSSNTNVAIVKNGAVKTLTEGQATLTGTYQNQTIKAEVTVVPLLKKLITGQKKLVLSPQGSTTLSVMAQYDTGKTTVVTNSAVWSSTKPGVATVTNGKIVAVGKGKTSITAKWGNKKVTIPVTVK
- the serS gene encoding serine--tRNA ligase; amino-acid sequence: MLEMKWIRAHAEEVQAAADGKKIKINIRTLLERDEERRALLQESEEGRRLRNTLSADIGRLMQAGNREQAEGLRAQVKQLNEQLEHVEARLAPVQEEVTKLQWLVPNIVSPDTPNGLSDADNVELRRVGEVPTFEYNTKDHVQLGELHDLIDIPRGVKIGGTRSYVLKGAGLLLHRAVQQLALDLLLKHGFTPMEVPLMVREDALVNTGFFPTGRDQVYELEGENKWLVGTSEVPLVSYYADEIVDVAEPVKLAAVSTCFRSEVGSGGRDVRGLYRVHQFAKVEQVILCAPDAEESERMLQEITGHAEELLQLLELPYRVVAVCTGDMSQKTYKQYDIETWMPSRGAYGETHSSSNLHDFQARRSNIRCLDAEGKLAYCHTLNNTAVASPRILIPLLENHQQEDGSIRIPAALRPYMGGAESLILPEQDEVK
- a CDS encoding VOC family protein, which translates into the protein MSFQKRIDHVGIAVRDLDTTLRFYTEVVGLELKDRVTHTNGVIQLAFLGFNGSNETEIELIQGYSDKLPAEGTVHHFAIHVDDLDSEYKRIQATEAEFIDGEIITLPNGYRYFFIYGPEKEWIEFFQR
- a CDS encoding GrpB family protein, whose protein sequence is MTDPLQPENWPAWATESVEIAKANPNWGAQAQEEIRQLKLLLQQFNIHQFEHIGSTSIPGLPAKPIIDLMAEVHSWDDMDLIADQLNPVGWNYVPPELDGREYRRFWVRVKDGKRAVHLHLMRPGEERWDRQIRFRDVLRKRPDLVEAYAVLKTKLAAENKEDRESYTAAKTQFILQVLDESV